Part of the Nitratireductor thuwali genome, GTTTTGCCACCTCCTCAAGCGGCGTCGTGCGCGCCAGAAGCAGGATCTTGTCGGACACCTGGGCGGTGGAAATCCACACTTTCTGGCCATGCACGACGTAGCGATCGCGCTGCCGCACCGCGCGCGTCTTGAGCCGGGTCGTGTCGAGGCCGGTCGTCGGCTCGGTGACGCCGAAACAGGCCTTTTCGCGCCCATCGATCATCGGTGGCAGCATCCGCGCCTTTTGCTGCGCGCTGCCGAAGACCACGACCGGGTTCAGGCCGAAGATGTTCATGTGAACGGCCGAGGCCGCGCTGGCACCGCCGCCAGATTCAGCGATGGCCTGCATCATGATCGTGGCTTCGGTGATCCCGAGGCCGGCGCCTCCATATTCCTCCGGCATCGCTATCCCCAGCCAGCCGCCGTCCGCCATCGCTCTGTGCAGTTCGTGCGGAAAACCGCCGTTGCGGTCGCGTTCGAGCCAGTACGCGTCATCGAACTCCGCACAGATCCTCAGGATCGTATCGCGGATGTCCTGCTGCTGTTCGGTCAGCCTGAAACTCATGCCATTTCCTCCCCGGCAGGACCAATTGCGATCAGACCTGCCTCCGCCAACCTTTCGATCGTCGCCTTGTCATAGCCGAGCTCCTTCACGATTGCAGCAGTGTCCGCGCCCGGCCGCCGCCCCAACCAGCGAACGCTACCCGGCGTATCACTCAGACGCGGCACTGGGCCGACCACCTTCGTCGCATCGCCTTCGACCGATACGATATCGCCGCGATGGGCGATCTGCGGGTGGGCCACGATGTTCTCGGCGCTCAGCACCGGCGCGGCCACCGCATCGTGGCGCGCGAATTCCGCCTCGACCTCGGAAAACTCCCTTGCGGTGACGAATTCGTTGAGCCGGTCAAAGATCTCGCTCATATGCGCCGAGATTCCCTCCATCGTGGCAAAACGCGGATCCTCGGCAAAACTGGCCCCGCCCACCGCGCGCAACAACCGTCTGGCCGTCTCCGCGCCACCGGCCGAGACGGTCACCCAGACACCGTCCTTGGTGCGGAATGTGCCGCCCGGCGCAAAATCCATCGGCTGACGCAGCCCGTTGCGCATCGGCGAGACGCCTGCTCCGGTCAGAGCGGGAATATGATAATCGATCAGCCGCAACAGGGCTTCGAATACCGCCAGATCGACGATCTGACCGCGAACCGTGCCCCTCTCGCGGGCGAAAAGGGCGATCATGATGCCCAGGGCTCCCATCAGCCCCGTCGTGCTGTCGGCGGCCGGGAAACCGGGATGCATTGGCGAGCCATCGGCGTAGCCCGTGAGGTGCGCCAGGCCGCTCATCGCCTCGGCGGCGCGCCCGAAGGCCGGCGTCTTGCGCATCGGCCCATCCTGCCCGTAGCCCGACACCCGCAAGATCACCAGGTCGGGGTTCCATTGATGCAGAACCTCTGGCCCGATCCCCGCCCGCTCGAGCACGCCGGGACGGAAATTTTCCACCAGAACATCCGCACTTTCGACCAGCTTTTCCAGGACCTCGCGCCCGGGATCGCTCTTCCAGTCGAGCGCGAGGATTCGCTTGTTGCGGGCAAGCGTCTTCCACCAGACGCCGACCCCGTCCTGCGCTTTCGGGCCCAGTTCGCGCATCATGTCGCCTCGGCCGGGGGCTTCGATCTTGATCACCTCGGCACCGAAATCCGAAAGAAGTGCTGCCGCCAGCGGCCCTGCGATCACATGGCCAAGTTCAATAATCCGAATATCGCCGAGCGGCATCGCCATGTCAGCCCTCCCTGGTCCTCACGACGGCAAGCATAATCTAACATTTGTTAGATTTGAAGGAGGGAGTCTACGCGAAGGCCGCAAGAAAGTGATGGGGCGAAGCGGGCGAGGCCCGGATCGCCCGTTCACTCGATGGGCCACCTCCCCGGCTGGATGAAGCCGTTCAGCGGCATTTCGGCCAGGACGCCACAAGGCGAAAGCCATCGCCCTCGAAACGGCACCGTCTTTGGTCTCCGCCTCGTTCGCGGTCGAGAAGGGACGCTCCATTATTTCTTCTCGGGCTTTTCTCCCGATATGTGTCCAAGTCCCGGAACGACCATGGATGCGGCAATGAAGAGCAGACCGGCGATGGCCGATTTGACCAGGTCACCCAACAGAAACGGATAAAAGCCGGCCATGAGGAGGCGCTCGCCATAGCCGGTGAAGACGCCCAGCCATGCAAGCCCGGGAATGTAGATTAGCGCATTTGCGACGACGGCAACTGTGACCGCCCCCGGGATTGTCTTGGCATATCCTTTTCTTGCCAGCCATCCAGCCGCAAAGGCCGATATCGCAAAGCCCGCAAGGTAGCCGCCTGTCGGCCCGGCAACATATGCCAGGCCAGAAGGCGCCGGTGGCGTGCCGGCGAAGACCGGATAGCCTGCCAGCCCCTGCAGGATATAGGCAATGACGATGCCAGAACCGCGGACAGGCCCGAGGAACAGGCCAAGCGCGACGACCACCAGGGTCTGCAACGTCATCGGAACCGGATAGAACGGAACTTGCGCCTTCGCAGACGCCGTCAGAAGTATCGTACCGGCGATCAGGATGAGCGCCTCGCCGAGCAATGTTGCGACGACATTCCGTCCCACAAATACCTTGTTGTTATACATATTGCTAACTCCTTTCATGATTTGGGCTCGGATCTTGGAGAGTTTTCTTTCAGAGGTCGGGGCTCAATTGGCTGTTCACATGCGCTTGGCGACTTCTTCGAGCATCACCTCGGTCGCGCCCCCGC contains:
- a CDS encoding CaiB/BaiF CoA transferase family protein produces the protein MAMPLGDIRIIELGHVIAGPLAAALLSDFGAEVIKIEAPGRGDMMRELGPKAQDGVGVWWKTLARNKRILALDWKSDPGREVLEKLVESADVLVENFRPGVLERAGIGPEVLHQWNPDLVILRVSGYGQDGPMRKTPAFGRAAEAMSGLAHLTGYADGSPMHPGFPAADSTTGLMGALGIMIALFARERGTVRGQIVDLAVFEALLRLIDYHIPALTGAGVSPMRNGLRQPMDFAPGGTFRTKDGVWVTVSAGGAETARRLLRAVGGASFAEDPRFATMEGISAHMSEIFDRLNEFVTAREFSEVEAEFARHDAVAAPVLSAENIVAHPQIAHRGDIVSVEGDATKVVGPVPRLSDTPGSVRWLGRRPGADTAAIVKELGYDKATIERLAEAGLIAIGPAGEEMA
- a CDS encoding biotin transporter BioY — encoded protein: MYNNKVFVGRNVVATLLGEALILIAGTILLTASAKAQVPFYPVPMTLQTLVVVALGLFLGPVRGSGIVIAYILQGLAGYPVFAGTPPAPSGLAYVAGPTGGYLAGFAISAFAAGWLARKGYAKTIPGAVTVAVVANALIYIPGLAWLGVFTGYGERLLMAGFYPFLLGDLVKSAIAGLLFIAASMVVPGLGHISGEKPEKK